The Halogeometricum rufum genome has a segment encoding these proteins:
- a CDS encoding ArsR/SmtB family transcription factor, giving the protein MTEDGDPTVPLSEYEGYDWNCLDGVPSADDLFSVLSHEERRRLLWFLLERPETTVEELADVLVGWRLRDDDFVGEGERRSVLVSLHHHHLPMLAKSGLVTYDADSGSVEFSPPPAPIQVLIKFSYQYDNAVDVPEA; this is encoded by the coding sequence ATGACCGAAGACGGGGACCCGACGGTGCCGCTATCCGAGTACGAGGGGTACGACTGGAACTGTCTCGACGGCGTCCCGTCGGCGGACGACCTGTTCTCCGTCCTCTCCCACGAGGAACGCCGGCGTCTGCTGTGGTTCCTCCTCGAACGCCCGGAGACGACAGTCGAGGAACTGGCCGACGTACTCGTCGGGTGGCGCCTCCGCGACGACGACTTCGTCGGCGAGGGCGAACGACGGAGCGTCCTCGTCTCGCTTCACCACCACCATCTCCCGATGCTCGCGAAGAGCGGTCTCGTCACGTACGACGCCGACTCCGGGTCGGTCGAGTTCTCGCCGCCGCCCGCCCCGATTCAGGTACTGATAAAGTTTAGTTACCAGTACGACAATGCCGTAGACGTTCCGGAGGCGTGA
- a CDS encoding DUF5787 family protein translates to MAAGTDRPREFAFEVALCSHLEQTTEWVLGRQLGAAVAAPGRRIVDVCGVVPGPAFEARAAVTEASIPHRAITSDVGVGEAVFWRDAFDCHRDAARDAVDGAVDVGFFESEWRGGREYVRRTTRYPDDWFGRLVGVENKPDLGDPGDLERQLRTDVSLGLFDEVILATESYVTRAHLNRIPAAVGVWRFDPATGDRTVVREPTPLDSDAAGVELAAERPLRTDVSVVSAAEKRRARLRVAERTYGKGWRTYDLPPCANARATDDGRPYCAAFDCVVEPGRDCGADCRAFESGDPSALDAAALRDDRTPWVRDPAGVARRQSGLDRFL, encoded by the coding sequence GTGGCCGCAGGGACCGACCGTCCGCGCGAGTTCGCCTTCGAGGTAGCGCTCTGTTCGCACCTCGAACAGACCACGGAGTGGGTGCTCGGTCGGCAACTCGGCGCCGCCGTCGCCGCCCCGGGCCGCCGCATCGTCGACGTCTGCGGCGTCGTCCCCGGGCCGGCCTTCGAGGCTCGCGCGGCCGTCACCGAAGCGTCGATTCCCCATCGCGCCATCACCAGCGACGTGGGCGTCGGCGAGGCGGTGTTCTGGCGCGACGCGTTCGACTGCCACCGCGACGCCGCCAGAGACGCCGTCGACGGGGCCGTCGACGTCGGCTTCTTCGAGTCGGAGTGGCGCGGCGGGCGCGAGTACGTCCGCCGGACGACGCGCTACCCCGACGACTGGTTCGGCCGACTGGTCGGCGTCGAGAACAAACCGGACCTCGGCGACCCGGGCGATTTGGAGCGCCAACTCCGCACGGACGTCTCACTGGGCCTGTTCGACGAGGTGATTCTCGCCACGGAGAGCTACGTCACTCGCGCGCACCTGAACCGCATCCCTGCGGCCGTCGGCGTCTGGCGATTCGACCCCGCGACGGGCGACCGAACGGTCGTCCGGGAGCCGACGCCGCTCGATTCCGACGCCGCCGGCGTCGAACTCGCGGCCGAACGCCCCCTCCGGACCGACGTGTCCGTCGTCTCGGCGGCGGAGAAGCGACGGGCGCGACTGCGGGTCGCAGAGCGGACGTACGGCAAGGGCTGGCGGACGTACGACCTGCCGCCGTGCGCGAACGCGCGTGCGACCGACGACGGGCGTCCCTACTGCGCGGCGTTCGACTGCGTCGTCGAACCCGGCCGCGACTGCGGCGCGGACTGCCGGGCGTTCGAGTCGGGCGACCCGTCGGCGCTCGACGCCGCCGCACTCCGCGACGACCGGACGCCGTGGGTGCGCGACCCCGCGGGCGTCGCGCGGCGGCAGAGCGGCCTCGACCGGTTCCTGTGA
- a CDS encoding thiolase family protein has product MPQPVIAAAYRTPFGKAGGVFEDVRSEDLSVALIDHILDESDLDAEDVDDLMWGVAQQRGEQDNNVARVIALLSELGEGTPATSINRWCASSMQAIISASDAIAAGNRDCIVAGGVESMSRVPMDGDSYQHLHPELSEQYNVFQLQMGMTAEKVAEEYGVSREQQDEYAAKSHERAAEATDSGRFDDEIVPIETDDGVVTEDEGIRRDTSVETLAGLDPAFTGDGTVTAGNSSQVTDGAAAVLVTSREFAEANDLDVLAEVGTNAVAGVDPTVMGIGPVPATRNLLERNGRDVEDYDLVELNEAFASQCVYARDELGVDPEQYNVNGGAIAIGHPLGASGARLPVTLIHEMTKRDAERGLATLCVGFGQGAAIEFNR; this is encoded by the coding sequence ATGCCTCAACCAGTCATCGCGGCCGCGTACCGCACTCCGTTCGGGAAGGCCGGCGGCGTCTTCGAAGACGTGCGAAGCGAAGACCTCTCGGTCGCCCTCATCGACCACATCCTCGACGAATCAGACCTCGACGCCGAGGACGTGGACGACCTGATGTGGGGCGTCGCCCAGCAACGCGGCGAACAGGACAACAACGTCGCCCGCGTCATCGCCCTCCTCTCGGAACTCGGCGAGGGGACGCCCGCGACGAGCATCAACCGCTGGTGTGCCTCCTCGATGCAGGCCATCATCTCCGCCTCCGACGCCATCGCGGCGGGCAACCGCGACTGCATCGTCGCCGGCGGCGTCGAGAGCATGTCCCGCGTCCCGATGGACGGCGACTCCTACCAGCACCTCCACCCCGAACTCTCCGAGCAGTACAACGTGTTCCAACTCCAGATGGGGATGACCGCCGAGAAGGTGGCCGAGGAGTACGGCGTCTCCCGCGAGCAACAGGACGAGTACGCCGCGAAGAGTCACGAACGCGCCGCGGAGGCGACGGACTCCGGCCGCTTCGACGACGAAATCGTCCCCATCGAGACCGACGACGGCGTCGTCACCGAGGACGAGGGTATCCGCCGGGACACCTCCGTCGAGACGCTCGCCGGACTCGACCCGGCGTTCACGGGCGACGGGACGGTCACCGCCGGCAACTCCTCGCAGGTAACCGACGGCGCGGCGGCCGTCCTCGTCACCTCCCGCGAGTTCGCCGAGGCGAACGACCTCGACGTCCTCGCAGAGGTCGGCACGAACGCCGTCGCCGGCGTGGACCCGACGGTGATGGGCATCGGCCCCGTCCCGGCGACGCGCAATCTGCTGGAACGCAACGGCCGCGACGTCGAGGACTACGACCTCGTGGAACTCAACGAGGCGTTCGCCAGCCAGTGCGTCTACGCGCGCGACGAACTCGGCGTCGACCCCGAGCAGTACAACGTCAACGGCGGCGCAATCGCCATCGGCCACCCCCTCGGCGCGTCCGGGGCGCGCCTGCCCGTGACGCTCATCCACGAGATGACGAAGCGCGACGCCGAACGCGGACTGGCGACGCTCTGCGTCGGGTTCGGACAGGGAGCGGCCATCGAGTTCAACCGGTAG
- a CDS encoding MBL fold metallo-hydrolase, whose translation MAIGDVTTVPGTDDVHYVDTGMYDSEQYGSVYIIDAERPTFVDTGIGTNREYLFDALDELDIAREDVQYLLPTHIHLDHAGGAGFLAEACPNATVLTHEIGVPHLVDPERLVEGTKAAVGEQWEYYVEPEPVPEDRIEPLTDGDEIDLGDRTLSVIHAPGHAPHQTMFHDSKDDILFTGDAAGIYVPKKDEVRQTTPPSQFDLEKSLDDVRTIEEIAPETLCYGHFGPVDYEEELMESYKRTLVEWVEAVRAKREELGDDEAVEQHFAEHTEMTDLWSDKKAHEEEKLNARGVLGYLDWKAKQE comes from the coding sequence ATGGCTATCGGCGACGTGACGACGGTCCCCGGAACCGACGACGTGCACTACGTCGACACCGGGATGTACGACTCAGAACAGTACGGGTCGGTGTACATCATCGACGCCGAGCGACCGACGTTCGTCGACACGGGCATCGGGACGAACCGCGAGTACCTCTTCGACGCGCTGGACGAACTGGACATCGCCCGCGAGGACGTGCAGTACCTCCTGCCGACGCACATCCACCTCGACCACGCCGGCGGCGCGGGCTTCCTCGCCGAGGCGTGCCCGAACGCGACGGTGCTGACCCACGAGATAGGCGTGCCGCACCTCGTCGACCCCGAACGACTCGTCGAGGGGACGAAGGCGGCCGTCGGCGAGCAGTGGGAGTACTACGTCGAACCCGAACCGGTGCCCGAGGACCGCATCGAACCGCTGACCGACGGCGACGAAATCGACCTCGGCGACCGGACGCTGTCGGTGATACACGCGCCGGGGCACGCCCCCCACCAGACGATGTTCCACGACTCGAAGGACGACATCCTGTTCACCGGCGACGCGGCGGGCATCTACGTCCCGAAGAAGGACGAGGTCCGACAGACGACGCCGCCGTCGCAGTTCGACCTGGAGAAGTCCCTGGACGACGTGCGCACCATCGAGGAGATTGCCCCCGAGACGCTCTGTTACGGTCACTTCGGACCGGTCGACTACGAGGAGGAACTGATGGAGTCGTACAAGCGGACGCTCGTGGAGTGGGTCGAGGCCGTCCGCGCGAAACGGGAGGAACTCGGCGACGACGAAGCCGTCGAACAGCACTTCGCCGAGCACACGGAGATGACCGACCTGTGGAGCGACAAGAAGGCCCACGAGGAGGAGAAACTGAACGCGCGCGGCGTCCTCGGCTATCTGGACTGGAAGGCCAAGCAGGAGTGA
- a CDS encoding cation:proton antiporter domain-containing protein, whose amino-acid sequence MAAGSNLIYIVAAIIGIGVVSQVLSDRFQVPSVLFLIASGILLGPEVLGVVSPESFGGGLSAIVGLSVAIIVFEGAFHLRIEKLREAPAATIRLVTVGAAIALVGTAAAVYFLLGASWPLSFLIGALLVATGPTVITPILEVVPARDRVEAVLETEGIVNDVTAAILAVVIFEAIIVGATEPSVLLTLFAERLGVGVVVGSLVAATLFYALRYVDLSPGNAPQNARLLVLAGALVAYGAADFIATEAGIAAVATAGILLGNADVPYEHDIESFKGDVTLIVLSFVFIALAALLDFGTLLRLGLGGLGVVAVVALVLRPALVFLSARGDRFTTGEKWFMSLVGPRGIIPASVATLFAIQLRAEGLTQAADTLVGTVFLVILVTVVFEGGLARQIAEYLDVIPMRVLVIGGGKVGRSLADRLEDRGENVVLIEQNAEIIETARNEGHTVHQGDGTDTDVLRSAGAANAKIVVAATGDDDVNLLVSQLASSKFDPETIIARANNPNNVEAFEELGVRTISSVLATAQAIDNYIERPAMMNWMSEIGRSGDVQEIEVTSQEIVGKTVRDIGPELPDGCLIALVSRDGETAVPSADYTVQHGDRITVIGSHDAVRQAMQFVHPDE is encoded by the coding sequence GTGGCGGCTGGCTCGAATCTCATCTACATCGTCGCCGCCATCATCGGTATCGGCGTCGTCTCGCAGGTGCTTTCGGACCGGTTTCAGGTTCCGAGCGTGCTGTTTCTCATCGCCTCGGGCATACTGCTCGGCCCGGAGGTTCTCGGCGTCGTCAGTCCGGAGTCGTTCGGCGGCGGCCTGTCCGCCATCGTCGGCCTCTCGGTCGCAATCATCGTCTTCGAGGGGGCGTTCCACCTCCGCATCGAGAAACTGCGGGAGGCGCCCGCGGCGACCATCAGGCTCGTCACCGTCGGCGCGGCGATAGCGCTCGTCGGAACGGCCGCGGCCGTCTACTTCCTGCTCGGCGCGTCGTGGCCCCTGTCGTTTCTCATCGGCGCGCTTCTCGTCGCCACCGGGCCGACGGTCATCACCCCGATTCTGGAGGTCGTCCCGGCGCGTGACCGCGTCGAGGCGGTGCTGGAGACGGAGGGCATCGTCAACGACGTGACGGCGGCCATCCTCGCCGTCGTCATCTTCGAGGCCATCATCGTGGGTGCCACCGAGCCCAGCGTGCTCCTGACGCTGTTCGCCGAACGCCTCGGCGTCGGCGTCGTCGTCGGCAGCCTCGTCGCCGCGACGCTGTTCTACGCGCTCCGATACGTGGACCTCTCGCCCGGTAACGCGCCGCAGAACGCGCGACTGCTCGTCCTCGCGGGCGCGCTCGTCGCCTACGGCGCGGCCGACTTCATCGCCACCGAGGCGGGCATCGCCGCCGTCGCCACCGCCGGCATCCTGCTCGGCAACGCCGACGTCCCGTACGAGCACGACATCGAGTCGTTCAAGGGCGACGTGACGCTCATCGTCCTCTCGTTCGTCTTCATCGCGCTGGCGGCGCTGTTGGACTTCGGCACCCTGCTCCGACTCGGCCTCGGCGGACTGGGTGTCGTCGCCGTCGTCGCCCTCGTCCTCCGACCGGCGCTCGTGTTCCTGTCGGCCCGCGGCGACCGCTTCACCACGGGCGAGAAGTGGTTCATGAGCCTCGTCGGCCCGCGGGGCATCATCCCCGCGTCCGTCGCGACGCTGTTCGCCATCCAACTGCGGGCGGAGGGCCTGACGCAGGCCGCCGACACCCTCGTCGGCACCGTCTTCCTCGTCATCCTCGTGACCGTCGTCTTCGAGGGCGGCCTCGCGAGACAGATAGCCGAATACCTCGACGTCATACCAATGCGTGTACTCGTCATCGGAGGCGGGAAGGTGGGCCGTTCGCTCGCCGACCGCCTCGAAGACCGCGGAGAGAACGTAGTGCTCATCGAACAGAACGCGGAGATAATCGAGACGGCCCGCAACGAGGGTCACACCGTCCACCAAGGTGACGGCACCGACACGGACGTGTTGCGCTCTGCGGGCGCGGCCAACGCCAAAATCGTGGTCGCCGCCACCGGCGACGACGACGTGAACCTGCTCGTCTCCCAACTGGCGTCCTCGAAGTTCGACCCAGAGACCATCATCGCCCGGGCGAACAACCCGAACAACGTGGAGGCGTTCGAGGAACTCGGCGTCCGCACCATCTCGTCGGTGCTGGCGACGGCGCAGGCCATCGACAACTACATCGAACGGCCGGCGATGATGAACTGGATGAGCGAAATCGGTCGCTCGGGCGACGTGCAGGAGATAGAGGTCACCTCGCAGGAGATCGTCGGCAAGACGGTCCGCGACATCGGACCGGAACTGCCCGACGGCTGTCTCATCGCGCTCGTCTCCCGAGACGGCGAGACGGCCGTTCCGAGCGCGGACTACACCGTCCAGCACGGCGACCGAATCACCGTCATCGGCAGCCACGACGCCGTCCGACAGGCGATGCAGTTCGTCCACCCCGACGAGTGA
- a CDS encoding AMP-dependent synthetase/ligase, translating into MDWRDSEATFEDDVVGDTTLARMFEDSAARNAGEPAQRYKGGIYDRSLVSAGVVPEAPDGDYAELTYDEMRGVVRNLAAGFRELGVEAGSRVGILAHTRMEWAQCDFGILAAGGAVTTVYTSSSERQVQYLLSDPDASGVVVENAELLGRVLAVEDELDLEFVVLVDDPADGSGMGGAVRDRDDIYTLGDVHEMGAEAFDEDAYESWLAERDPADLASLIYTSGTTGQPKGVKLSHRNFRSNVNQCYKRFGPRPDKADDVPVVSRGSVTLSFLPLAHVFERLAGHFMMFAAGATVAYAEDPDTLREDFQLVRPTTGTSVPRVYEKLYDAIRTQASESPVKKRIFEWAVDVGREYYESAAPGAVLSAKHALADRLVFEQVRDALGGRIEFFISGGGSLSAELCALYHGMGLPILEGYGLTETSPVVAVNPPEEPKIGTIGAPVVDVEVKLDDTVVGDVTGDAGGEVGELLVKGPNVSEGYWNRPEETAEAFVDDPESDADGASEAAGASGRWFRTGDVVELRPDGYISFRERAKQILVLSTGKNVAPGPIEDAFASSDVVEQCMVLGDGRKFVSALIVPNFDGVRDWAAREGYDLPDGVRAVCRDDRVRERIQAEVDAANEGFESYEQIKQFRLVPEEFTEHNDLMTPTMKKKRRNILDRYADQIEMLYTDED; encoded by the coding sequence ATGGACTGGCGGGACTCCGAAGCGACGTTCGAGGACGACGTCGTCGGCGACACGACGCTGGCACGGATGTTCGAAGACAGCGCGGCGCGCAACGCCGGCGAACCCGCCCAGCGGTACAAAGGCGGCATCTACGACCGGTCGCTCGTCAGCGCCGGCGTCGTCCCCGAAGCGCCGGACGGCGACTACGCCGAGTTGACGTACGACGAGATGCGCGGCGTCGTCCGGAACCTCGCGGCGGGGTTCCGGGAACTCGGGGTCGAGGCGGGGTCCCGCGTCGGCATCCTCGCGCACACCCGGATGGAGTGGGCGCAGTGCGACTTCGGTATCCTCGCCGCGGGCGGCGCCGTCACCACCGTCTACACCTCCTCCTCGGAGCGGCAGGTCCAGTATCTGCTCTCGGACCCCGACGCGTCGGGCGTCGTCGTCGAGAACGCCGAACTCCTCGGGCGAGTGCTCGCCGTCGAGGACGAGTTGGACCTCGAGTTCGTCGTCCTCGTCGACGACCCGGCGGACGGGAGCGGGATGGGTGGCGCCGTCCGCGACAGAGACGACATCTACACGCTCGGCGACGTCCACGAGATGGGCGCGGAGGCGTTCGACGAGGACGCCTACGAGTCGTGGCTGGCCGAACGGGACCCCGCGGACCTCGCGTCGCTCATCTACACCTCCGGGACGACGGGCCAACCGAAGGGCGTCAAACTCAGCCACCGGAACTTCCGGTCGAACGTGAACCAGTGTTACAAGCGGTTCGGCCCGCGTCCCGACAAGGCCGACGACGTGCCGGTCGTCTCGCGCGGGTCGGTGACGCTGTCGTTCCTCCCCCTCGCGCACGTGTTCGAGCGACTCGCCGGCCACTTCATGATGTTCGCGGCGGGCGCCACCGTCGCCTACGCGGAGGACCCCGACACCCTGCGCGAGGACTTCCAACTCGTCCGGCCGACGACGGGGACGAGCGTCCCCCGCGTGTACGAGAAACTGTACGACGCGATTCGGACGCAGGCCTCGGAGTCGCCGGTGAAAAAGCGCATCTTCGAGTGGGCCGTCGACGTCGGCCGCGAGTACTACGAGTCCGCGGCGCCGGGGGCCGTCCTCTCGGCGAAGCACGCCCTCGCCGACAGACTCGTCTTCGAGCAGGTGCGCGACGCCCTCGGCGGCCGCATCGAGTTCTTCATCAGCGGCGGCGGCAGCCTCTCCGCGGAACTCTGCGCGCTATACCACGGGATGGGGCTCCCGATTCTGGAGGGCTACGGGCTGACGGAGACGTCGCCCGTCGTCGCCGTCAACCCGCCCGAGGAACCGAAGATAGGCACCATCGGCGCGCCCGTCGTGGACGTCGAGGTGAAACTCGACGACACCGTCGTCGGCGACGTGACGGGCGACGCCGGCGGCGAGGTGGGCGAACTCCTCGTGAAGGGGCCGAACGTCAGCGAGGGGTACTGGAACCGGCCGGAGGAGACGGCGGAGGCGTTCGTCGACGACCCCGAGAGCGACGCCGACGGGGCGTCCGAGGCGGCGGGAGCGTCCGGGCGGTGGTTCCGGACCGGCGACGTGGTCGAACTCCGACCGGACGGCTACATCTCGTTCCGCGAACGCGCCAAGCAGATTCTCGTCCTCTCGACGGGGAAGAACGTCGCCCCGGGCCCCATCGAGGACGCGTTCGCCTCCAGCGACGTGGTCGAGCAGTGCATGGTGCTGGGGGACGGCCGGAAGTTCGTCTCGGCGCTCATCGTCCCGAACTTCGATGGCGTCCGCGACTGGGCCGCCCGCGAGGGGTACGACCTGCCGGACGGCGTGCGGGCGGTCTGCCGCGACGACCGGGTGAGAGAGCGGATTCAGGCCGAGGTCGACGCCGCCAACGAAGGCTTCGAGTCCTACGAGCAGATCAAGCAGTTCCGCCTCGTCCCCGAGGAGTTCACCGAGCACAACGACCTGATGACGCCGACGATGAAGAAGAAGCGTCGGAACATCCTCGACCGGTACGCCGACCAGATAGAGATGCTCTACACCGACGAAGACTGA
- a CDS encoding ATP-binding protein: MSDPALEVVEFLLTANLYSENRELDENDLPPRYRRVFWTDPPDDENEDDETAPIGIERPLVVTDSVARKATGVERPWEAISDLMFTQREDFSGRISLTQPDMAVDWYLERADREQLETNPTIAAAVEDRDDVDVTHAEAREQTRSIQADRVWIDSLLDQYFDEEEDAEMLDLVQVRAPEEIEMTLEDLVLTSDQEGEIHKLMKAIEHREYLADIGLREIGKILFVGPPGTGKTTVSRALAHELGLPFVEVKLSMITSQYLGETAKNVEKTFEVAKRLSPCILFIDEFDSVAKTRRSDEHAALKRAVNTLLKSIDDISLIRDEVILIGATNHPDQLDAAAWRRFDEIVNFPKPDRQMRSDILRIITKQMDVTEFDPDDIADRTEGLTGSDLRMVLREAVLEALTEERMALTQEDIVDAVEDFEERDNLKNMDMMSDGEQLMAGDGAGDDDHSHDHDHDHDHDD, from the coding sequence ATGAGTGACCCGGCTCTCGAGGTGGTCGAGTTCCTCCTCACGGCCAATCTCTACTCCGAGAACCGTGAGTTAGACGAGAACGACCTCCCGCCGCGGTACCGCCGAGTCTTCTGGACGGACCCGCCGGACGACGAGAACGAAGACGACGAAACGGCCCCCATCGGCATCGAACGCCCCCTAGTCGTGACCGACAGCGTCGCGCGGAAGGCCACGGGCGTCGAACGGCCGTGGGAAGCTATCTCCGACCTCATGTTCACCCAGCGCGAGGACTTCTCGGGACGCATCTCCCTCACGCAACCCGACATGGCCGTCGACTGGTACCTCGAACGGGCCGACCGTGAGCAGTTGGAGACCAACCCGACTATCGCGGCCGCCGTCGAGGACCGCGACGACGTGGACGTGACCCACGCCGAGGCGCGCGAGCAGACCCGGTCGATTCAGGCCGACCGCGTCTGGATAGACAGCCTCCTCGACCAGTACTTCGACGAGGAGGAGGACGCGGAGATGCTGGACCTCGTGCAGGTCCGCGCGCCCGAGGAGATAGAGATGACCCTCGAAGACCTCGTGCTGACGAGCGACCAGGAGGGCGAGATTCACAAGCTGATGAAGGCCATCGAACACCGCGAGTACCTCGCGGACATCGGCCTCAGAGAGATCGGCAAGATACTGTTCGTCGGGCCGCCCGGGACCGGGAAGACCACCGTCTCCCGCGCGCTGGCGCACGAACTCGGCCTGCCGTTCGTCGAGGTGAAACTCTCGATGATAACGAGTCAGTACCTCGGCGAGACGGCCAAGAACGTCGAGAAGACGTTCGAGGTGGCCAAGCGACTGTCGCCGTGCATCCTCTTCATCGACGAGTTCGACTCGGTGGCGAAGACCCGCCGGTCGGACGAGCACGCCGCCCTCAAGCGCGCGGTGAACACCCTGCTGAAGAGCATCGACGACATCTCGCTCATCCGCGACGAGGTCATCCTCATCGGGGCGACCAACCACCCCGACCAACTCGACGCGGCGGCGTGGCGGCGCTTCGACGAGATCGTCAACTTCCCCAAGCCGGACCGGCAGATGCGCTCGGACATCCTCCGCATCATCACGAAGCAGATGGACGTCACGGAGTTCGACCCCGACGACATCGCCGACCGGACCGAGGGACTCACCGGGTCGGACCTGCGCATGGTCCTCCGCGAGGCGGTCCTCGAAGCCCTCACCGAGGAGCGGATGGCGCTGACGCAGGAGGACATCGTCGACGCCGTCGAGGACTTCGAGGAGCGGGACAACCTGAAGAACATGGACATGATGTCCGACGGCGAGCAGTTGATGGCGGGCGACGGCGCGGGCGACGACGATCACTCGCACGACCACGACCACGACCACGACCACGACGACTGA
- a CDS encoding DICT sensory domain-containing protein: MGAILDEAERHRKSLVYYAPDPGDFREQFDTRNVEIAYRELPQSAPEPFVAIREDGRVRGVIAVETIREYLRRPRLDRRDADAYRAIVDLLDDTVFASLDRRQLLLTAREFEDRAWRVGTGTLHVGFQSAARFADQRSLYRRLAGETDLDVHAYFVVDGDPPTVPGLTVHTEPASEIGRHWFMVFDGGDQPDQQFALVAEQRAEDDFYGVWTYDRSLVRRALAEVPSAAADRTREGAGPEDGAEDRA; the protein is encoded by the coding sequence ATGGGAGCGATACTCGACGAGGCAGAACGGCACCGCAAGTCACTCGTCTACTACGCGCCGGACCCGGGCGACTTCCGGGAGCAGTTCGACACGCGCAACGTGGAGATAGCGTACCGAGAGCTACCGCAGTCCGCCCCCGAACCGTTCGTCGCGATTCGCGAGGACGGCCGCGTCCGCGGCGTGATAGCGGTCGAGACGATTCGGGAGTATCTCCGACGGCCGCGCCTAGACCGCCGCGACGCGGACGCGTACCGGGCGATAGTCGACCTGTTGGACGACACCGTGTTCGCGTCGCTGGACCGCCGCCAGTTGCTGTTGACCGCTCGCGAGTTCGAGGACAGGGCGTGGCGCGTCGGCACCGGAACGCTCCACGTCGGGTTCCAGTCCGCGGCCCGGTTCGCCGACCAGCGGTCGCTGTACCGCCGTCTGGCCGGCGAGACCGACCTCGACGTGCACGCCTACTTCGTCGTCGACGGCGACCCGCCGACGGTGCCGGGACTGACGGTACACACCGAACCCGCGTCCGAAATCGGCCGCCACTGGTTCATGGTGTTCGACGGCGGCGACCAACCCGACCAGCAGTTCGCCCTCGTGGCCGAGCAACGGGCCGAAGACGACTTCTACGGCGTGTGGACCTACGACCGGTCGCTCGTCCGCCGAGCGCTCGCCGAGGTGCCGTCGGCCGCGGCCGACCGCACCCGCGAGGGCGCGGGACCGGAAGACGGCGCGGAGGACAGAGCGTAG
- a CDS encoding MBL fold metallo-hydrolase, translating into MRVTLLGTGDTTGTPTVGCDCDTCREAKARGVERTRFSVHVENDRTGESLLVDFSPDFRQQFLTHDVPLPDAGLVTHIHFDHIDGLGNAYRVFEDLPVHAADETDPKTGQSVAETVASKFDYLDRISVEAHAPFEAFRTCGLDVTLVPVDHPPLLCYGLAVEDPETGAKLSLSGDTSYGVPEDSKAVLSDPDLFLADGIVPASLCKHHPLGGKHHDEAGVPRTFGTKHMTREGALSLAEELNAARTRLVHTAHYYPVEEAFEEPLAVDGEQYDL; encoded by the coding sequence ATGCGCGTCACTCTCCTCGGCACCGGCGACACGACGGGGACGCCGACCGTCGGGTGCGACTGCGACACCTGCCGGGAGGCGAAAGCCCGGGGCGTGGAGCGCACCCGCTTCTCCGTCCACGTCGAGAACGACCGGACGGGCGAGTCGTTGCTCGTCGACTTCAGCCCCGACTTCCGCCAGCAGTTTCTGACGCACGACGTGCCCCTCCCGGACGCGGGCCTCGTCACGCACATCCACTTCGACCACATCGACGGCCTCGGCAACGCCTACCGCGTGTTCGAGGACCTGCCCGTCCACGCCGCCGACGAGACGGACCCGAAGACGGGCCAGAGCGTCGCCGAGACGGTCGCCTCGAAGTTCGACTACCTCGACCGCATCTCCGTCGAGGCGCACGCGCCGTTCGAGGCGTTCCGAACCTGCGGGCTGGACGTGACGCTCGTGCCGGTTGACCACCCGCCCCTCCTCTGCTACGGACTCGCGGTCGAGGACCCAGAGACCGGCGCGAAACTGTCGCTGTCGGGCGACACGAGTTACGGCGTCCCCGAGGACTCGAAGGCCGTGCTGTCGGACCCCGACCTGTTCCTCGCCGACGGCATCGTCCCGGCGTCGCTCTGCAAACACCACCCGCTCGGCGGGAAACACCACGACGAGGCCGGCGTCCCGCGGACGTTCGGCACGAAGCACATGACGCGGGAGGGGGCGCTCTCTCTCGCCGAGGAACTGAACGCCGCGCGAACCCGCCTCGTCCACACCGCGCACTACTACCCCGTCGAGGAGGCGTTCGAGGAACCGCTGGCCGTGGACGGCGAGCAGTACGACCTGTAG